A segment of the Cricetulus griseus strain 17A/GY chromosome 6, alternate assembly CriGri-PICRH-1.0, whole genome shotgun sequence genome:
TTGAGCAAGCAGTTCTCTGCACCTGAAGTTTCTTCATCTTTAGAACTAGAGTAACAACAGGATCTATTTCGTGAAGGTAATTATAGGAATTAAATGGGATAAAGCATTTAAAGCACTGATCCCAGTGGTGACACAAAGAAGGTTTTCTAAAGCTCTTGGCTATTATTATCCCAGTGTGAAGACTAGTGAAGAAAGACTAAGGGAAGACACCAGTCACCCCACAGGACCCCTGGAGTCTGTAGTTTGCTGCAGCCTCTCCCCAGTAACTTGCAGgcccttcagttcctgccccagaAAGCTCCTTactctgcttcttgagttcttcagtGAGGGTGGAGCTGAAGGTGTGGCCATCACACAGAGTGACAAAGCAGTAGAGGCATTCGCCCTTCACAGGATGAGGGTGGCCCACCACAGCTGCCTCTGCAACAGCCTCATGTTCTACAAGTGCTGATTCCACCTCTGCTGTACTCAGAAGATGTCCTTGTCAAGAGAAGGGAAATGCATGAGAGGGATCTCAGCTCTTCCTTGCCCCTGTTCTTGCTCCATTGCACCCACAGGGCTGACATAATCTGGTCAAATAGGGAAGGCTTTCGTTCTTCACATGCACACCTCCAAGCATGTCTTGACCATCTTAGAGCCTCTCTTGGAGCATCCTAGTGTGCATTATACATTTCCTCCAAATCCTAGGCCCAGGACTGAATGCCATACTCAACACCACAGTTTCAAAGTAGGATAGTCCTTGCTCTCCCTTTGAAGTTTTTGCTAGGATTTGCAAGGGGGAAAGAACTAATGAAATGGGAGGGGATACAGGACTCTCACCAGATACATTGAGCATGTCATCAATCCTGCCAGTGATCCAGTAATAGCCATCCTGATCCCGCCGGCAGCCTGGGAAGAAATATGCAACCTAGTAAAGACCCTACAGCAGGGTACATGATATAAAAACTGCCACACCTACTACAGTAGCTTatggtaatctttttttttcccccgaagcagagtttctctgtggctttggaggctgtcctggaactagctctttagaccagtTATGGTAATCTTTTAACAAATTTTCCTGCTTCCACTTTCATTTGGCTTGGCAACCAGCCTCCAAGATGGCCCTGCTGATCTCCATCTCCTAGTATTTAAAGCCCTACAACCTTCTTTCTCATTATATACCATTCATTAATCTACGTGATCAGCAGAATTTGGCAGAAATGATAGATGTCACTTCTGAGATTAGCTTActgaagacattttaggttcCATCTTGGTCATATTCTCTTAGATCATTTGTAGGTGTATCCAGATGCCATGTGAGTTTCCCTATGGAGAGATCCTGCCTAAATTTGCTGTTTTTCCTGAGAACTAAGGACCCATGCAACcatgtttccagcacccatgttaagtGGCTTACAGTTGCCGAAGGATTACTGCCTAAATCCATGTAAACCAGCATGTAAACAGACCCTCTAGGCTCAGTCAAGCTTTTCAATGACTACAGCCCCCACTAACAGCTTGATTCTAACCCCTGAGACACCCTGACTGAGAACCACCCATCCAAGACACTCCCTGATCCTGATCCTCAAGAAAGTAGGTGAAATGTGTTATTTGAAGCTGCCAACTTTGGGCATAATTTGTTCCATGACAATAAATAATCTACCTaatctcaaatatatttttagaacatTCAAACTTATTTTCCAGATACTAATTAGCTGCCCCCCCCAatcgtgtggtgtgtgtgtgtgtgtgtgtgtgtgtgtgtgtgtgtgtgtgtgtgtgtgtgttttactgagGACTAAGCCTAAGACTTCAGGTACGCTAGGcatactgagctatatctccattctcccatcccctttcaggcagggtcttatgcaccccaggcaggcctcaaattcactatgtatcAAAGTTGGCCCTGAATCCtaattctgcttctgcctccaaagtgctaagaTTGCATTGTGCCCAGTttaatgtggtgctgggaacagaaaccAGAATTCTGTGCATgcttaggcaagtactctaccaactgagccatatctcagCTCTTCAACTGTACTTTGAATCAAATCTAGGTTGCTTACCCTGTCAACATGACAGTATTGTCTATTACCTAACCTGTCTTCCAACTTAATAAGACATTCTTCCCTAGGTATTTCACTCCAGCTTCACAGGCTTCAGTCCATTCCTTGTGAATTTCAAGCTTGTATCCActcttggttttttgacacagggtttctttgtatagctctgtagaccagactgacctggaactcacaaagatccacctgcctctgcctccccagtgctgggattaaaggcatgtgccaccaatgcctgccttGAATCCACTCTTTACAATACTCTTACTGTAGATTTCTTCCTGCTATATCCCCTTTCAACCCTCAGGCCTCTGTTCAAGTATCACTAGGACAAGCCTTCTCTGACCACCCTTGGAGGCACTATCTCATTGTTTTCTTCATAGCACTTATCTCTACCTATGACTAACCTGTAACCAATAAATTTGGTTTATTGTCTGTCCCCTCCTTACTAAAATGTGAGCCCCATAAGATAAGAGAATTTGACAATGTTATTCACAGTAATATACCATGTATTCATTAGATCAGTGCCCGGTCATAGTAGGCACTCAATACTGATGGATGGATGAACTGGTAGACAGACAATGGACAAATAGGCTCCAGACATGAGGCCGAACATATCATAGTAATACCCATTTCTACATGCCCCACCTCTGTCAACACTAGAGTAAAAAATAAGAGCCTGTCATCCCCAGAATCTGATCTCAGATGGCACCATGCTGAGACTCTTCCTGCAGCACTCATTcttgcactttttaaaaaattattctttattatttacatatatgtatatatattatttatgtatgtgtgtgtttgagtgtgtccACTTGTGTGGGGGTGTCTACCAAGGAcagagaggacattggatcctatggagctggagttacaggtggttgtaagccacctgtcatgggtgctggaaaccaaactaaggtcctctagaggagcagccagtactcctaaCCACTCAACAAGTGTCCTGAGCCCTCATTCCTGCTCTTACAGCCTTACTATAGCTCTCCTGGATACCAGGGACAGACATCAGGGcatatttctttctctactcTTCATCCCTAGTCAACtcttctgaaaatggaaatgaaggTATGTGTTTTGGAGAGAGGAATGGGGGCAGGATAGCCAAGGCTCACCATCTCCTGTCACATAGTAGCCAGGGAACTTCTTAAAGTACGTGGTCTCAAAACGTGTGTGGTTCCCATAAATTGTGCGCATGATCCCTGGCCAGGGCTGCTTGAACACCTGAGGGGTGCAGAAGGTACAGTGATCACATCCTCTAGGCTATCTCACAGGAAGACAACCATCACATTGCTAAACCTGAAGGAAAATACCCTAAATGCCATCCCTGAGAAGTAGTGCAAAGCATAGGGTTTGGGGATAGATGAGTTTGGCTTGGAATCCCAATTCTATGttgcttctctgaacttcaggGCCCTTATctgtaaataaaagtaaataaattctaAAGTTACTATAAGGGTTAAGTTCATAGTATATGAAAATTGCCTAGTACAGTGTTCTGTGAGTAATAAATATCTGGAAAATTGGGGTTTCTTTTGggtaattcctcaggaaaacaggTCCTATTAAAGGCAAACAAGTCATATAAAAATGCAGCCTATATGAGTGAATAAGTAATTTCTAACCAGTAGTACTCTGTGTCAGCAGAATTCTAGATTGAGTAAGAAAGCTTAGATTCAAGTCCTGTCTCTATTCCTCATTTGATcttggaaaaatgaaatgaaatgggaCGGGATGGGATCTGACAGCTACTCCACAAAAACTGCACCCACTAACATCtgtgagcactgactgctcaGCTAGCTCCAGCTAATCCTTGTGTATGGATTATCTAATTCAATAAAACATGGGAGACAATGTACCATTATTTATACATATTATAACCCAattttgcaaatgagaaaatTACATTCAAAGGCACGAGGTAACAATTTGTCTGAGGTCACAGAAGAGGCAGAGATGGACTCTGAATACAGCAGGCTGACTTCAGAACCTGCATGGTTGTTCTTTATGCTACCAAGACTCCTTTCTCTAGAAATGGGTATCCAAGGAAGAGCTGGACTCAGCTTTCCTGACTCCAAAGCATCATCACAAACCTGGGAACATACTCTAGAAAGGCCTTAAAAGCCTATGTACCAAAGAGTAAGGATGCAAGCAAAGTGTTTGGAAGGATTTCCATTGGTGTCTTTCCACAGAGGACAAACTCAACTTTATTTGTCCCTAACAGCTACCAGTGACGATAAGGTGTAAACTCTAAAACAAAGTATTGTTAGCAGACCTCTTTACTTCCCCAAAGATCCCAGATTCTCACCAGATAACCTTCAGCTTCACCTTCCAGCTCTTCCCCAGACTCATTCAGGATTGCAGGTGCTACACCAAAGAATGGGAAAGACTAAAAGCAAATGAGAGGCACAATCCAAGAAGAGGAATGAGGCAACTGTGACTCAGCTTACAAGGAGCCCCAGAGACCCAAGTTCCTCATAGCTCTCAGCCCAGCACCTTACTTTCTAATAGGCCCAAATCCCCAAACTCCATCCCTTGCCAAGCCTAGGACCAGCAGAAGCACTTTACTCACAGCAGAACCAGGTTTCATGGGTGTGGCACCAGGGAGAGGGGTCAGCATATGGCCACCCTATGGAAGTCAGAGATCAGGGGTTTGAGTCCATTTTCCTATATTGTCTCTAAGCCTCCTGAATCACTTACTCACCGTTTCTGTTTGCCAGAAGGTGTCTACAATGGGGCAATGCTGGGAACCTACTACCCGGTGGTACCATAGCCAGGCTTCAGGGTTGATGGGTTCACCTACTGTGCCCAGCACCTGCAAGGATGCCCGGCTATGCCTTGGGCGGGAGAGTGGAAGAGAGGAAAGTTCTGAGTACCACTAGGAGCCAAAATACACATGCATTCAGCATTCCTTTGCCCCCTCCCCTATTCCAGGTCAGGGAGTTGAGACAACAGAAAGAAATTGCACAAAGGACTGCTCAGATCTGAAGGATACCTATGGGATAGCAGATGGGGAGGGGTCTCACTTGGTGACAGGCTCATCTCCAAACTTCATGAGCATCCGAATTGCTGTTGGTGCCGTGTAGAACTTGGTCACCTTGTATTTGTCCACAATGCTCCACAAGCGGCTCTCATCTGGGTATGTGGGGATCCCCTCAAACTGACCCCAATGAAATCTGGTTATTTTTAGCCCTTCCCAGTAGTCCTTCCATCCCCCTACCATCCCCTCAGGACCAGTATTTGCCCCTTTTGACCAGTTATGTCTTTACGATAAACTCTGATTACACAAGCCAAGAAACTTTCTAGTAGGATATACAACCCCTCAGGATTGCTCTTTCTCCAGGAAGTAGGTCCCTGTATAAGTCTCCCTTCTTCAGTCTAAGAAGCGTTGGGAAGAGGTCACCCAGAAGGATCTTGTCCATGTCCCAGGTCCCATCTCACCAAAACACTGGTGGCACCATTGGCCAGTGGCCCATAGGTGACATAGGAATGACCAGTGATCCAGCCAATGTCTGCTGTACACCAGAACACATCCTCCGGGTGGAAATCAAACACATACTTGAAAGTTGTAGCCACATAGAGCATGTAGCCTCCAATTGTGTGTACCACACCCTGTGGGGAGAATGGGTCCTCAGGTTGGGGTTTTGTGTCCATCTCTACTGACCAACAGATGGAGCCTGCACAGAGCTGGAAGAAGAACCTTTTTAAAGATTCTAACCCTGCTGATGCACTTTTGTAGCAtttgtctctcttccatctcctttaTCACACCCTGATGTAACATAAATATACTGACCACTTACATGCTCAGAAATCTGAGTCACATGTATCACTCACATTCCTAGTACTGCATCTAATAGTTTCTGTTGATCATCCCAAGCTTCCTCAGAAACTCACTCCTCACCCTTATACAGTGCACACACTTGCCTTGGGTTTGCCTGTGGAGCCACTGGTATACAAGATGAAGAGTGGGTCCTCAGCATCACACCATTCAGGCTCAAACTCATCCCCTGCTTCTTGCATGAGTTCATGCCACCACAGGTCAACCCCTtcattccaggagatctgaagaggaaaacaggaatgggaagggaagaactGTAAAAAGTTCAAGATAGAGGCAGGAAATACCCCTACCTGGCACCTGGAGGAGCAAGAGCCCTGCATATAGGGGTACAGGAAAAGAAGGAGGCCCTTCAAAGgcacaatggaacaaagagaacaggCTTATTACTCTGTCATTCTTGCTCTACCTTTACTCCAGAACTCCCCTTACCTGGCATTACTTTGAGGAATGCTACTATACTTGCTCCTTCAATCTTGCAGTACTCAACTGAAATACCACTTTCTTAGAAAGACTTCCCCTGACCATTGTCTGACAGACTTCCATCTCACCTGTTATCATTATTCACCACAATGCCTGGTTTCTTTCCAATACAACACATATTCCCAgttactttgttttcttgattattaTATCCCCAACTAGAAAGGGACCTCTAGGAGGCATTGGCATATTCGTATTTTCTCCAATAAAGCCTTAGCACCTAGTAATATATCTgacattcaaaatacatttttgttggaTAAATGACTACTATGCAAACACAGCCTGAATACACACATAAGTAATATAGGACTGGTGGCACATCAGCAGGGATGTAGACAACCACACACTCAGAAAAACAGAATTAGTTACTGCCTATAGGTGAGCACTTAACTCTGTTAGTTAATAGCAAGAGAACCCAACAGATTTGggttcagggatttttttttttttcctgcgtGTTTGGATCCCATCCCATTCTGGAAGTCCTTTCTGGTATCTTTATAGAAGTAGAACCAATAAGGTTTCTCACAGCAGCCCCTACTTCAGGAGACAGGTTCCATTCAGCAGGAAGGCTTGTTTCAAGTTGGTAGAGAATCACCAAGGTGAATTCCTCTCAGGGAAGGGATGTCCTACTATGTTTGGTTGCCTTTAATAATGTCTTCAGGGTCTGCTAGCCTGAAGTTTCTCTCGCCTCTCCTttgaaactgttttctttttcttgctgtcaCCTCTTTGAAAACTAGTTTTTCCATTCTAAATTCTGTTAGGTGAAGCTGGATTCTCTAGATGTCTCAAAAATTATGCTGGGGTTCTATCTTCTTGCCATATGACCACGGGAAgtcactcatttttctttttttcttgtttatgtgtatgtgtgtagatatgagtgtatgcttgtgtgccatgtaaatgcaggtgcctgtggaggccagagaagggttTTGGTTCCCCTGGAACCacttgtgagccacttgatgtaAGTGATGGGAGTTCTGTTCCCCTCAAGAgcggcaagtgctcttaatgctaagccatttctctagtcccttAAGGGGTTTTAAACAAAGAAAGTTCCTTTTGCCATAAAGGTCTGACAGGATTTTATAAATGTCAATAGAGAAAGATGTTATCTAATAACATCAGGCCTTTGTttcagggagagaggagaaaggttaGGGATGAGTTTAATGACCCCTGGGGAAAAGGTTAAGATGGTGAGGAATGTTTGGGGTTTGCTTTGGCTATCTAAAAGCCCTTTCATAGTCAGtaaattattttgtcttatttttgagacaaggttttatttAGGCTTGCCTAAATAAACTACAACTCTCCAGTCTAAGCTTCCATATGACAATTATATGCCAttacatctgcttccattaggCTCTTGGATGTTCAATGGCCCTGGTTGATTGGTAAATACAGCACTCTTAAATAAATTTCTCTAATACATAGACATATACTAATATATTAAAATGACTCTCTAACTACTCTTGTTTTTCTGTATTACCTGCCCTTTACTTAAGAGAATATGAGCATTATAAAAAATGATCTAAGTGCGGGTGTCATTAAAAATAAGAGGCTAGGTagggtggcatatgcctttaatctcagcactcaggaggcagaggcctattgaattcaatgccagcctggtcttcatagcgagttccaggtcagttgtGACTataaagtgaaaccctgtcttaggggTCAGAGGGAGGAAAACAGACAAGCTGTCCTGGCAAGGAAACATGAAGAACCCTATCTTTTAGTGGAAGATCTACATGATTTTATGTGTACATTGTCACATGGATACTTTTTTCCTGTCAAATTATTACTTGAGCTGAGGGCATTAATGCTTTTAAGTGAAACTATGTCAATATTCTTTATAAATGGTGCTGGTCTGTGGTACGTTGAATTGTTATGGTAAGACACAGTTAAACTGTGGTTTGGCAATGAGAGCATTTTTATAATCTTATAACACTGTTTCctttgtatgtgtgatgtgtgtaggGAGGAGTAGAGTAGGTGTGGTACTGTGGAGCTGATAGTGAGCACCAGGAAGCAGAATGAGCTGTTAGTGAAGCAAACATTGCTTGTGGATTTCATGTGTGTCTATGAGGCCCATGGccttgaaagaagaaaaggattgtgtcttctaaaataaaaactgaggaGTTGGCCCTTGTCCTTGGGCCAGAACAGCCTTAGTGATTACTGGGTATTTAAGGGAATATGGAGTATGTTAAGTGGTGTGGTTGAGAAGGACACCTGCGAACAGCACCAGGCCCTGCTTTGAAAACTGCATAGTAAGGCAGGGGTCTGGAGGCCTGCCATGGCTTCTACAGCTTTTACTAGAGTTTTCACACAAACAAACCTGAGCTTTGTGAGActaatttaattttctgtgtttgcttctggcttgcttgtttttggttttattttttttatttttatttttttttttgtacttcaCTTTACTTTcatctccaaaaaacaaaaacccaggagtTTGCTGCTTGAGGCTGAATTACAAGAAAtgctatttcattcattcattcattcattatttatttatttatttatttacttatttatttattcttcccaGTCTTCCTTCTGGAAATTGCTAGTCTGTCTGATGTTTTAAAGGCAATGACAACACCTAATATATTTTGAGTAGTTAATACATGCCAAATGCCATATATATAGATAAAATACTCTAAGTGCAGTTACTATCGTTACCTCATatagacagaaactgaagcaagaaAGCTAAGTTACCTAAGCAGATGGGATAGataggatttgaacccaagtaGTCTGGCTCCAGAGCCTACATTCCAAACCACCAAGTTTGTTGTCTTTCAAAAGAAgtttaatttagtttttgtttccttcctttttttgggtggggggcagggtctcactatacagccctggctggcctggaaatcactgtgtagatcaggctagtcttgaactcccagGGATCTTTGACTCTACCTCCCAGTGtagggataaaaggtgtgcattCCCATACCCGGTGCTGACTAAATTTTATAAGTAAAACAGTTTCCCAGAAATCAGG
Coding sequences within it:
- the Acss2 gene encoding acetyl-coenzyme A synthetase, cytoplasmic isoform X1, with product MGLPEEQRKSDSGSRAREETGSEGRVRGWSPPPEVRRSAHVSSLQRYRELHRHSVEEPGEFWGNIAKEFYWKTPCPGPFLQYNFDVTKGKIFTEWMKGATTNICYNVLDRNVHEKKLGDKVAFYWEGNEPGETTKITYRELLVQVCQFSNVLRKQGIQKGDRVAIYMPMILELVVAMLACARLGALHSIVFAGFSAESLCERILDSSCSLLITTDAFYRGEKLVNLKELADESLEKCREKGFPVRCCIVVKHVGRAELGMNDSPSQSPPVKRQCPDVQISWNEGVDLWWHELMQEAGDEFEPEWCDAEDPLFILYTSGSTGKPKLCAGSICWSVEMDTKPQPEDPFSPQGVVHTIGGYMLYVATTFKYVFDFHPEDVFWCTADIGWITGHSYVTYGPLANGATSVLFEGIPTYPDESRLWSIVDKYKVTKFYTAPTAIRMLMKFGDEPVTKHSRASLQVLGTVGEPINPEAWLWYHRVVGSQHCPIVDTFWQTETGGHMLTPLPGATPMKPGSASFPFFGVAPAILNESGEELEGEAEGYLVFKQPWPGIMRTIYGNHTRFETTYFKKFPGYYVTGDGCRRDQDGYYWITGRIDDMLNVSGHLLSTAEVESALVEHEAVAEAAVVGHPHPVKGECLYCFVTLCDGHTFSSTLTEELKKQIREKIGPIATPDYIQNAPGLPKTRSGKIMRRVLRKIAQNDHDLGDTSTVADPSVINHLFSHRCLTTQ
- the Acss2 gene encoding acetyl-coenzyme A synthetase, cytoplasmic isoform X4, yielding MKGATTNICYNVLDRNVHEKKLGDKVAFYWEGNEPGETTKITYRELLVQVCQFSNVLRKQGIQKGDRVAIYMPMILELVVAMLACARLGALHSIVFAGFSAESLCERILDSSCSLLITTDAFYRGEKLVNLKELADESLEKCREKGFPVRCCIVVKHVGRAELGMNDSPSQSPPVKRQCPDVQISWNEGVDLWWHELMQEAGDEFEPEWCDAEDPLFILYTSGSTGKPKLCAGSICWSVEMDTKPQPEDPFSPQGVVHTIGGYMLYVATTFKYVFDFHPEDVFWCTADIGWITGHSYVTYGPLANGATSVLFEGIPTYPDESRLWSIVDKYKVTKFYTAPTAIRMLMKFGDEPVTKHSRASLQVLGTVGEPINPEAWLWYHRVVGSQHCPIVDTFWQTETGGHMLTPLPGATPMKPGSASFPFFGVAPAILNESGEELEGEAEGYLVFKQPWPGIMRTIYGNHTRFETTYFKKFPGYYVTGDGCRRDQDGYYWITGRIDDMLNVSGHLLSTAEVESALVEHEAVAEAAVVGHPHPVKGECLYCFVTLCDGHTFSSTLTEELKKQIREKIGPIATPDYIQNAPGLPKTRSGKIMRRVLRKIAQNDHDLGDTSTVADPSVINHLFSHRCLTTQ
- the Acss2 gene encoding acetyl-coenzyme A synthetase, cytoplasmic isoform X2, encoding MGLPEEQRKSDSGSRAREETGSEGRVRGWSPPPEVRRSAHVSSLQRYRELHRHSVEEPGEFWGNIAKEFYWKTPCPGPFLQYNFDVTKGKIFTEWMKGATTNICYNVLDRNVHEKKLGDKVAFYWEGNEPGETTKITYRELLVQVCQFSNVLRKQGIQKGDRVAIYMPMILELVVAMLACARLGALHSIVFAGFSAESLCERILDSSCSLLITTDAFYRGEKLVNLKELADESLEKCREKGFPVRCCIVVKHVGRAELGMNDSPSQSPPVKRQCPDVQISWNEGVDLWWHELMQEAGDEFEPEWCDAEDPLFILYTSGSTGKPKGVVHTIGGYMLYVATTFKYVFDFHPEDVFWCTADIGWITGHSYVTYGPLANGATSVLFEGIPTYPDESRLWSIVDKYKVTKFYTAPTAIRMLMKFGDEPVTKHSRASLQVLGTVGEPINPEAWLWYHRVVGSQHCPIVDTFWQTETGGHMLTPLPGATPMKPGSASFPFFGVAPAILNESGEELEGEAEGYLVFKQPWPGIMRTIYGNHTRFETTYFKKFPGYYVTGDGCRRDQDGYYWITGRIDDMLNVSGHLLSTAEVESALVEHEAVAEAAVVGHPHPVKGECLYCFVTLCDGHTFSSTLTEELKKQIREKIGPIATPDYIQNAPGLPKTRSGKIMRRVLRKIAQNDHDLGDTSTVADPSVINHLFSHRCLTTQ
- the Acss2 gene encoding acetyl-coenzyme A synthetase, cytoplasmic isoform X3, producing the protein MRRRREFWGNIAKEFYWKTPCPGPFLQYNFDVTKGKIFTEWMKGATTNICYNVLDRNVHEKKLGDKVAFYWEGNEPGETTKITYRELLVQVCQFSNVLRKQGIQKGDRVAIYMPMILELVVAMLACARLGALHSIVFAGFSAESLCERILDSSCSLLITTDAFYRGEKLVNLKELADESLEKCREKGFPVRCCIVVKHVGRAELGMNDSPSQSPPVKRQCPDVQISWNEGVDLWWHELMQEAGDEFEPEWCDAEDPLFILYTSGSTGKPKLCAGSICWSVEMDTKPQPEDPFSPQGVVHTIGGYMLYVATTFKYVFDFHPEDVFWCTADIGWITGHSYVTYGPLANGATSVLFEGIPTYPDESRLWSIVDKYKVTKFYTAPTAIRMLMKFGDEPVTKHSRASLQVLGTVGEPINPEAWLWYHRVVGSQHCPIVDTFWQTETGGHMLTPLPGATPMKPGSASFPFFGVAPAILNESGEELEGEAEGYLVFKQPWPGIMRTIYGNHTRFETTYFKKFPGYYVTGDGCRRDQDGYYWITGRIDDMLNVSGHLLSTAEVESALVEHEAVAEAAVVGHPHPVKGECLYCFVTLCDGHTFSSTLTEELKKQIREKIGPIATPDYIQNAPGLPKTRSGKIMRRVLRKIAQNDHDLGDTSTVADPSVINHLFSHRCLTTQ